The genomic window TCCCTCTTACCAGCTCATCAATTTCTACCAGCATCATAAGTTTTATGTTGAGATGGAGGCTGTTCCTCACAATGGCCCCATGCAACGACGACACCATCAatatatctgtaccacaccttcggTTTACAAGTTACCAAGTCCAGTGCCCATGCTTTGAAATGTCCCACGAAGAAGTTGGCCACTGCTGTGGACTAGCCATGCTGATGCTTTCCAGCTATTCATAGAAGTTGCCATTCCCCATGAAGTAGCTCATGGTGAGACAAGCAATAAATTGCTTGGTGATGCCTTGCAGGAAAATAGAACCAGTGTACTCCAGAGAGTCACTGAATGGCACTTCAAATGGTAAACAAAGAAGGAACATGCACAACACAGAAGTCCTACCAGCTTGGCTGCATGGATTACTGAAGACCCATAAGAATAATGTTCCATTAAGATTGATTTTTAGTGCTCCCGACTCACTGACGTatgaactggcaaaacacttgactTTTCTGCCCTAGTCACATGTGGGAAAGACTGTCACATTCATAAAGGTCTCAAGACATTtcaatgagaagctgcagaaactaAAACTTTGACCACACAATATCTTTGTCAGCTTAGATATTGTTCTTTGTTCGCTGAAGTGCCACTCGATGACACTCTGGAGTAGTATCAGTTCCATTTTCCTGCAAGACATCACAATTGAAGGTGTCAGATACATTGATGATACCTTCATTATGGTAAGGAAGAGCTCAGCAACTTCCTGATACACATGAACAGTCTCCATGTCAACATAAAATTTATCATGGATGTGGAAAAGGAACAACAGCTactatttctagatgtgctggtcatgaGGGGTGGTCAAAACCTAGGACATAATGCGTTTCAAAAACTGACAGACGTGGACtctacctgcacaaactgtcagatCACTActtgagccagaaaagaggcatgattgatatgtgagccacagcaccgCAGACGTGAGATGCAACACCCGGAAATCACTGTGAGGAGCAGTGGGTACTCTACCAGTTACATAAGAAGTATCCCCGAATCCAACACACTGCGAAGTGACACATTGGAAAGAGAAATGTTGGGTATGGCTTTTCTGCTATACATTCCCAGAGGGACAGAGATAATCAGCCTTATAGTCCACAAATATGGCATGAagactatatacactgaagcgccacagaaacgggtataggcatgcttattcaaatacagagatatgtaaatgggcagaatatggctctgcagttggcaatgcctgtataagaaaaCAAGCGTCTAGCACAGTTGTTTGCCACTGCTatgatggcaggttatcgagatttaagtgagtttgaacttggtgttacagcCGGCACaccagcaatgggacacagcatctccaaggtgcgatgaagtggggattttcccgtatgaccatttcactagtgtatcgtgaatatcaggaatctggtaaaacataaaatctctgacagcattgcagccggaaaaagattctgcaggaatgggaccaacaacgactgaagagaattgttcaacgtgacagaagtgcagcaacccttccgcaaatgctgcagatttcaattctgggctatcaacaagtgtcagtgtgcgaaccattcaacgaaacatttatatgggctttcggagccgaatgcccactcacgtacccttgatgactgcacgacacataagtttacacctcgcctgggcttgtccacagcgacattggactgttgatgactggaaacatgttgcctggtcagatgagcctcgtttcagattgtatcgagctgatggacatgAATGGGGATGGAGACAATTGCACGGATCTAtgtatcctgcatgtcagcaggggactgttcaagctggtggaggatctgtaatggtgtgaggcgtgtgcagttggagtgatactggacccctgatacgtctagatataactctggcaggtgacatgtgCATGAGCATCCCATCTGATCAcaggcatccattcatgtccattgtgaattatgacagacttgagcaattccagcaggacaatgcgacaccccacatatctAGAATTgccacacagtggctccaggaacactcatctgagtttaaacacttctgctggccaacaaactccccagacatgaacattatcgagcatatctccatgccgttcagaggagatctccatctcctcacacacttacggatttatggtgtcaattccctccagtattaCCTGTACTACAGACATGagtcatgccatgttgtgttgcggcacttctgcatgttcatgggggccctacacgatatttggcaggtgtaccattttctttggctcttcagtgtataaactgaCAAATAAGATCAAGTGTGTCTCAGATTGGCGTAGGAGAAAGGGGACCaacttgcaatgttgggaatataccaCATACCATGTACTAGAGGaaaagtctatgttggaatgaTTGGCCAATCAACCAACATCGGGATCATTTAACGTAAGTGACATTGCATTGTGGGGTAGGTGGAGAAATCGATGATGGCACAGCACACAAGTTCTTGCTGCAGAGAAGACCTATCATACCCACTTGTTGAGAAAAGCTGTAGAAATCATAAACATGATAATATCTTCAACAAGGAAAAAGAAAGCCTCAAAGTGAACAGCTCCTGGACTACCATGCTGCAGCAGACGACTGTTGCAAGTAGCAGGACAGAACAGCACCGTTTATGGCCACAGAAAAAGGTCTTTGATGTTCATGTGGCAGATACATGTAATCTGTGGCCACGAGCTTGACTCCACACcatcaccagcaatggagggtgaagcttcgatGATGCCAGATACTCATACTGGCAAAATGTCAGAAAAAACATCAAAGAAATGTCGGCAGAAGAACCTGAGACAATCTTTTATCTGATGATTAATTTGAAACTGATGTTCTTTGAATAGGGTGTGTATGTTTCCCACCATTTTGATAACCAGAGGCATAGCCATTTATGTGGAATTTGAACTACATTGTGTGTTAGCATCTTCTAtctataccaggtgtagaagtatgaaactggaatttggttgCAGTAATTATCAGTTTCAAACCACAGACTTGTAAACAATATTTTATccaaaaataatctccattgctatttatacatttctcctgcCTCTCCAGCAGGCTATCAATGCCAAAAAAAAAGTCTTTTGAGGCAATTACGTCagcgagccatttttttgttcattttcatatGATCTGAAGCATTGTTCAGTGAGAgcatgtcccagtgatgcaaatagatgatagtTGGAAGAAGTCAAGTCTAGAGAATAAGCTGCATGCcccagtatttcccaactgaacaccttgatcgtttccctgacccgttttgcagTGTGTGATGGGATGTTATGATGGAACAATAAGACTTTGTGTTGGCTTTTTCCATATTCCAGTTATTTTTAGGTAATGCTCAATTTAAattgatcatttgctgttggtagtgatcagtgttaacagtttcaccaggttttagcaggttgtaatagatgacacccttcggATCCCACCAAAGCGATTCGGTCTTGCAGTGGACGTCTATGGATTGCAtgaattcacccatgatttacaatGCTtgtgattctcaaaatatatcgattttccaTCAACTGTCACTATTTGATGGGGAAATGACTTTCTTTTgaattgcttgctgtctttcagtcagatcatgtggaacccattttcccactttctgcgcctttcccatagctttcaatcaAAGAGAAatggatttctgcatcacattcaattgttcaatgagttcctgttgagttttatTATCATCCTCATCCAATAAGACCTGCAATTCATTTTATTCAAACTTTTTTGATGGTTTCCGGCACTCGTCATTTCTCCATCAAAATCaccgcttttgaatttttttaaccactcaaaacactgttttcccaagagcatgtttgccaaaagctttgacaagcattcgatgctattctgcagcagttttcttcaaatgataacagaaaaccaatgctgtccgcaaatcgtagacATAAAACTAAACatgtttgaaacagataccaatgtatggaacttggattactgtgtgttgacattcgtcatcagccattacaggaagcagatggggCTGCGGACACAGTCTCAAAGGCCCTACACTGATGGCTAGCACCATCTGCGGGGAAATTCCAGTTTCATGCATCTGCACCTGGTATGTATAGAAATTGGAGTTGCCCACCAGTTTTTGTCTGTATGGTTGGACTAGTCTCATGAACTACTGCACAGATTTTTGATACAGTTTCCACTAATAGATAGACGGATTCACAAGGGAGGcttgtgtacataatttataaatttttccatGCACATTGACTGAACTATGATGAATGAAAGGCTGCTGCTGCCGTGAAAACAGTGCCATTACCATTTAGCGGTGAATGGCAAAACTCCTTGGAATCATTTAGAAATGTGGGAGAAGGTCATACAGATTACCTCTTACTGGAGTGAGGTGGTCATAGCTCTTGCTGAACTGGCTCTGCATGTGTGGTAGTTTGCAACTAAATGTCATTCCAATTCAGTATGGAACAGACAACAGTCATGCCTCCTGAGGACTTTCCTGGTATGCACTGCTTAAATCATTGAAGTTATATGAAACTAATGATATTTGGGGACCTATGATTGTTCTCTGAATTTTGATAATAACTCTACACAGTGCCCCATTAACAAAATTACCATTATGTCAGACAAGTAGTCTGGCAGTAGATAATTAGTGCTACCTGTGTGAAGCTAGGGTGGGCTCATAATTCTTCATATATCAAAATCAGTAAAGTAAGAAATCACTGTACTACAAGAATTCCAGCCTATGATGGGTCATAAATTGAAGCTCGAGCCTTTGGCTGACTAACCTGAtgcacaagaaatttaagtagtcaGAGTAGTAAGGGCCATGTCTAAATACGTTGTAATcctacactgaaagaaaaaaatatagtgttTTGTTTAAATAAGCCATAACTAATTCTCCATACAACACTGGAAATTCTACAGTGACACCAAATGCTTCAGTCTTCATAGGGAAGggaaagaaaaaatgttttatatCACTGCACATATGTAGTAGGGTAAGATCAAGAAATTTATGTAAAAGGTACAGGAAGAATATCAACTGAAATATCTTATGTCAGAGTAGCTTTAATTATGCCAAAACAATGTAATGATTTGCTATTTAAGGCAAATAGCTATAACAAacacattttataaataagttGATCGCTGTATACCAAACTCTAATATTCATATGAAGAAACTTTATTAAGTCAGATATACAGTTGATTTTCAACTGTTTAAAAAAACTAAAATACAATTTACATTCATATTCAGTATGTTTAGAGAAAAATGACTAGTTCTtgtaaaaaataaaacagtttgtatCTTGCTCCATGTGAATACTGCTTAGTAtcaacatattttttgtatttcatttacatAAGGAAAAATCACAATTGGTACAGTACCTCCTGCCATGTGCATGTATCTACTCCTTGTATTATGTGTGGATGTAGACAGTTTTATTTCCTCCACATCACTTCATACAGTTTATCATGTTTGTGTACATAGTGATTTAATATCACAGTTATGTATCAATTATTGCGTCCTACATCATGTTTTTAAAGCATAATACATTTCATTACACAGCAAAGTAGTACTGTGACTAGCATTCTGTGGTTAGCACAGCATGGTACTTGTTGCACTATGCATGCTAGGCTTATACGAATCACTTAAGATCAACAGTCTTCATGAAGAAAGTCTTCACTTCCCATCATTAGATGGAGTGAGATAATTATCTGTTATTGGTTCTGCTCTTTCAACAATAACGTGTAATTCAGTTTCCCTGTATGTTCGTCCATCAGGGACAACCAGTTTCAGTCTATTTTCTGGTGTTCCAGACTTATCTTTGGCAGTTTTGTTTTCATCACCACCTTTTGAATTATTAGAGGTTGGCACACTAACCCAGTGCTTCCGATTTTTAATTTGTTTCCGCCTCATTAAAATTATGCAGATACCAATTACCAGTAGCAGAACACAAATAGGAATGATGATGAGAAGGAACAAATTCAATCCAGACGGTATAGCACTGCACTGCAACATTTGGAAGTCTCTAAAAAGTATAGCTCTCTTCTGCGGTTCTTGCTTTATACaccacaatatttcttctgttgacaGTGATGCAGATCCCTTCAACTGGATATACTGAACATCCTTCTGTATATAAGAACTCCATTCTTCTAGTGAAGAACATGAACATGGCTGATTTACCACTATCTTTCTTAGAACTATGTCAAGACCAGTTTTGTTAAAACATAGTGAACCCTTCTGAAAGACTTCAACTGTGTTATTTTCAAATGTAACCCTTCTTAAATTATGAAGTCTTAGACTATATCCATCTACAGCCAACCCAGCAAAAGCACCTGAATCTAACACAGAGAAGTAGTTGTTCCTTATTTCTACAGGCCCTCTCACAACCACTCTAAATGCTTCGCCATGAGTCCGATTTATATTGCAAGCACGAAGTGTGAAGACTTGTGGTCCTGAAATTTCAAATGCCTGGCTCCGCACTTCCTCCATTGTCAGTCCATCTATGTGTATTTCGCGCATCACAGTTACATCAGACAAAGTACGACTGTGTACTTCACCATTGATACTCCCTCCAGCTATGATAAATGTGTCCACAGAAAACCTCTTGAATGCTTGTCCCTCAATTTTGTCAATTGTACAGTTTATGATCTCCAGTCGGTCCATTTCTCCCAGACTAGCAAAAGAGAATGGTGCTATGTGTTCGATGTGCAGAGCGTGCAAAAGGATGTCTTCGATCCGATCTCTGAAAAATAGCAAAAACCATATTTATGATTATGAGCACCAGTTGCCTAACATTGCAAAAGCTTTATAGCAAAGAGTGccttattagaaaaaatattttaatgaactcTCTGAACTCTGAAAGATTACTGTGATACTTAAAACATGAAACAAAGATTAAGAACAGTCTTTCCTTCATTTAACCTGAGAACTGAGTCACCTAGCAAATTATAGAGGGATGTGCTGTTTATATTGAATCTGAACAATAGTGAAACTGAAGATTTTATGTGCAGAAGGTATTGTTAGAGGTGAACAACAAAGCAACAGCCAGGGAGGGAACCATTTGATTTGTACTACGTGTAGCCAAACTGACCTCTGTTAATTTATCTGAACTTGACTGGCAACAATTATTCTTTATGATCATATCATTCTGTTTCTGTAATCATTTTCCAGATCTGTAgcaatgtaaacaattttatgcTACCAAGAATACATAAGCTGCATAATTCTGCTTTAGATTCTCAGTAGTACCCAGTGTACAAAACAGTGTTATGCTAGTGATAAAATAATAAATCCAAGGATAATATGTGCCAAGAGAATGTGCACACTGCACTTCAGACAAGGTATTCATAATCTACTGAAAAATTCTTCCATCCATCTCATCATCAAAAAGGATATATGGAATGAGTCCAAGTACACATTTACAAAAGAGAAGCAAATCATAACTTACTCTGTACACTGCATTATTTTTTCATTAGATGTTGCTGCAAAGCAATATAGTAcatctttatttaaataaattaccaTGTAGGACATTTCTGTTCTTGCAGAATTAGTTACTTGTTTCTGCAAACCCACACAGTATTCTTAAACTGCTCACATGAATCCACTAAGTCTAAGTAGCTTCTGCAGGGAAAATTACACTTATGTCTGGGTGACAAATTCTGATTAACTGTTTTTCTTCCCTGATGGCACTAAAAATTGAATGATGCCGTAATAGCTCGATGAGCTGACCATAGTGAAGCCATTAGAGAGGATTTGTTCTTGGTGGTGACATTACTGTACCTCTAATGCCTGCAGAAAAGATTGTGCCTACTTCTACCTGGTACAGAGGCAGCTAAAGTTTCATTGAtgtaataaataatttaggagtaaaagtaatgactcaccaaatagcagagatgTTAAGTCATCGACAGGGACATAAAGGTAACTGAAAATTTCAGTAGCTGTCAGGTGGAAGGGGTGGGAGAGAGGATTTAGGAACAGTGGCTCTGGGGAAGCAAAAGTGCGCAGGATAGGAATGTGACACTTTGGCACCTCCAGGTATGTGCAATAGACAAATACTGTGAGACAAAAACTGAGTCTGAGCATGGCAAGGAAAATCTGTCTCTGTAGTAGGGTTGGGGAACTAGTGCATGTATCGTTAAGGGAAGTGATGAGAAAGAGGAAAAGACATGAGAAATATCTGTTAACATGTACAAGGTAGAAGGCCATAATGTGCCTGCcagaggtaatgcatgaaaatgAGCTGCTAGTTTACAGCTTTCCCTTTCATTATAAATGCCCCCCATGTGCTTTACTGGACACATGACATGTCCATTTGGTAGCAGATTTCCCAACTACCCTGCTGTTGACAGTCATCATAGTTGTATTAGTGCATTTTTTATGATCTAACAGTAGTTTTGGAAATAATATATGACATAACACTAAATCAGGAGATTTAGGGTGCCTTGAGGGCAGAACTAAGCCAGCTTAGCAGCATGCCTAACCTGACAATTATGCATCTGCATGTATGTAAGGATATAAATGCCAACAAAGATGCAAGGGTCCATGTTGTGTACTTGACAGGTGAAATgtctgtatttttatatatttgcaGAAGTAATCATAATTACATCTAAAAATCACATGCTTCAGATTTGAGTATTAGACAAGTGCCCATGATGTATAGTGGCATTACTCAGCAATTGTCTTTGAAGCTGATGAAATGGTACAGTATGTCACATCTGATATTCTAATTGTAATTGAAGCATTGCTGAATATGTATTAGTGTCCacaattttttcttcccaagggcTGTGTTTATTATGGCACACAATAATCAGCCATGATTCTCTGGTATAGGTCCAGAGTTTACAATGACTAAATTTACATAAACTGCACTTAATAACTAACTACATCACAATTCCTGAAAAGTACCCTGACATATACATGTGACAGAAGTTACTACTTGGTGTGCTATATTTTTAATGATTCTCCTCCCATCCTGTCCGCAGTGGCCAtttctgctgctcttctttgttTAGGCTGTCTCTACTGTTAATTCTGCAAAACAATTACATAATATTTCAGAAAGTTCATGGTTGTGTTTTATAAATGATCTAGGAAACAAGGGTATCAAGCGTACTTAGAAAACTACTGAGAACAAGTGGAAATGTATTAGACTTGGTGACAGGGGATTGATTAAAAGAAAGAAGCAATACTGATCTCCAAGGTAAAAATGGTCGCAAAAATAAGCAGGAAAGTCTTAAACAAATGGAGACTATTTGACCTCATTTATTGTACAGTATCTAGAATCATTTAATTTGGACAACGAACATGTAAAGCATTACACTCAAACAATCTGTCAACACTGTTCCAGAAAAATATGTAATTAGCAGCATGATTAAAGATGGTAAGACCTTCTCCCCCACACCCAAAGAAAAGTTGTTTCCCTTGGTATACAAACAATATCAGACAGCTTCCTTAAAAGCTACTAGCTATTGCAAAACAACTGCAGTAGATAATATTTTATCACATGTCATCTCCCAAAACCTAAGCAACTTTTATTGTATGTTAAGATTCCCTGTGGTCTAGTCCTGAaatattgttttacaattttagggCTAAAACACAACCATTCTCTCCAGATGTTCCTCCCTTATTAGCCACTCATTGTGATTATGTCCAGCACAAGTTGGCTAGGCCCTCTGGATCTCAACTCTAACATTCAAAGGTAGTAACTGCCAAAAACTTTCAACACTATTCCACACTAGGATATGTCAGGATGTGCAGCTTCATACTGTAGTAAGTGTCTGTGTATTGTCAGATACATAATTTTAAACCATATTTTGAAATTTAGGCAATAGACATTCTAGTGAAGCTTTTGGTCACTTTTCatctttatattaaaaaaaaagtaatacgtTCTgtcaggaaaaacaaagaaagtctGCCCTGAGAGGATCAAACCTGTATCCGAGATCGGATCTTATACTACTTGATCAACACCCACTCCAACAAAGGCTTTATGCATTCAAACCTTTTCGATACAACCTGTGAAATAATTATATGGTTTCCATTATAAATATTGattaaaatgctaaaaatcaaataaaaacagtctcaaTTGCATTTTCAGCTTTATTTGTCAGCAACcagtttcggccctttcctcagaccatcttcaggctttttccccccaccaccagca from Schistocerca nitens isolate TAMUIC-IGC-003100 chromosome 5, iqSchNite1.1, whole genome shotgun sequence includes these protein-coding regions:
- the LOC126259989 gene encoding uncharacterized protein LOC126259989 encodes the protein MPPRPAPAATLALYRLLPLISVVAAASAASVPSLCDAEACHCDGATGAVTCSCAGREQQELSLGAEDGGFALPVNTASLHVERCANVTVGAGAVSHQARLRLVHVAHVAQLRLRTAAFGRDAATLETYGALPPLAINIERSNVTSIESFAFRDRIEDILLHALHIEHIAPFSFASLGEMDRLEIINCTIDKIEGQAFKRFSVDTFIIAGGSINGEVHSRTLSDVTVMREIHIDGLTMEEVRSQAFEISGPQVFTLRACNINRTHGEAFRVVVRGPVEIRNNYFSVLDSGAFAGLAVDGYSLRLHNLRRVTFENNTVEVFQKGSLCFNKTGLDIVLRKIVVNQPCSCSSLEEWSSYIQKDVQYIQLKGSASLSTEEILWCIKQEPQKRAILFRDFQMLQCSAIPSGLNLFLLIIIPICVLLLVIGICIILMRRKQIKNRKHWVSVPTSNNSKGGDENKTAKDKSGTPENRLKLVVPDGRTYRETELHVIVERAEPITDNYLTPSNDGK